In Fusobacterium hwasookii, a single window of DNA contains:
- a CDS encoding ABC transporter ATP-binding protein, with translation MLNNLKILLDKDYTPVKKATYYQLLDILFNMIIYTILFLTIYSLIEKSFTMNKIYCYSGLLLIALIFKSYFGGGAMVKMQKTGSTASKDLRIAMGDHVKKLNLGYFNSHNLGYLINILTMDITDFEQAVTHNIPDLLKVLVLSIYLLLITFFINFKLAIIQIVVVLLTIPILKVGGEKLEKIGVEKKSVSAKLISTIIEYISGIEVFKSFGVIGDKFERLEKGFRDLKKYSIKLELTAVSYVLLFQVIIDLLFPILLLLAVRFFMNGELEAKMLVGFIVLSLTLTNVIRNFSASYSVTRYLFVSVAKISDTLNYPTICYKDEDFNFSNYDISFENVDFSYTEDRKVLKDINFIAKNNEITALVGKSGSGKSTVMSLIARFWDTTKGSIKIGGKDIKEVSPDSLLKNISMVFQDVYLINDSIYENIRIGNLNASEEEIMNAAKIANCHDFISKLPKGYDTYVGEEGSTLSGGEKQRISIARALLKNSPIILLDEATASLDADSEHEIKMAINELIKDKTVIIIAHRLNTIKDANKIIVMDDGKIIESGNHEKLMNDKGTYYSMFTAMEKAKEFSI, from the coding sequence ATGTTAAATAATTTAAAAATATTATTAGATAAAGATTACACTCCTGTAAAAAAAGCTACTTATTATCAGTTATTAGATATTTTATTTAATATGATAATTTACACTATTTTATTTTTAACAATATATTCACTGATAGAAAAATCTTTTACTATGAATAAAATTTATTGCTATTCTGGACTTTTACTTATAGCCCTTATTTTTAAAAGTTATTTTGGGGGCGGGGCTATGGTTAAAATGCAAAAAACAGGAAGTACAGCTTCAAAAGATTTAAGAATAGCAATGGGTGACCATGTTAAAAAATTAAATTTAGGTTATTTTAATAGCCATAATTTAGGATATTTAATTAATATATTAACCATGGATATAACAGATTTTGAACAAGCTGTAACCCATAATATTCCTGATTTATTAAAAGTTTTAGTTTTGAGTATTTATTTGTTACTTATAACTTTCTTTATAAATTTTAAACTTGCAATAATTCAAATTGTTGTTGTGTTATTGACTATACCCATACTTAAAGTTGGTGGAGAAAAATTGGAAAAAATTGGAGTTGAAAAGAAAAGTGTTTCAGCTAAGTTAATTTCAACTATTATAGAATATATAAGCGGTATAGAAGTTTTTAAAAGTTTTGGGGTTATAGGAGATAAATTTGAAAGATTAGAAAAAGGGTTTAGAGATTTAAAGAAATATTCTATAAAACTGGAACTTACTGCTGTTTCTTATGTTTTACTTTTTCAAGTGATTATTGATTTGTTATTCCCTATTCTTTTATTGTTAGCAGTTAGATTTTTCATGAATGGAGAGTTGGAAGCTAAAATGCTAGTAGGCTTTATAGTTTTAAGTTTGACACTTACTAATGTTATAAGAAATTTTTCAGCTAGTTATTCTGTAACAAGATATTTATTTGTTTCAGTTGCTAAAATTTCTGATACTTTAAATTATCCAACTATTTGTTATAAAGATGAAGATTTTAATTTTTCAAACTATGACATAAGTTTTGAAAATGTAGACTTTTCCTATACAGAAGATAGAAAAGTTTTAAAAGATATCAATTTTATAGCAAAGAATAATGAAATAACTGCCTTGGTTGGAAAGTCTGGTTCTGGAAAATCAACTGTTATGAGTTTGATAGCAAGATTTTGGGATACAACAAAGGGAAGTATAAAAATTGGAGGAAAAGATATAAAAGAAGTTAGTCCTGATTCACTTTTAAAAAATATAAGTATGGTATTCCAAGATGTTTATTTAATTAATGATAGTATTTATGAAAATATTAGAATAGGTAACTTAAATGCTAGTGAGGAAGAAATTATGAATGCTGCAAAAATAGCAAATTGCCATGATTTTATTTCTAAATTACCTAAGGGTTATGATACTTATGTAGGTGAAGAAGGAAGTACATTATCAGGTGGAGAAAAACAAAGAATTTCAATAGCAAGAGCATTATTAAAGAATTCTCCAATTATATTATTAGATGAAGCTACTGCTTCTCTTGATGCTGATAGTGAACATGAAATAAAAATGGCTATAAATGAATTAATAAAAGATAAGACTGTTATAATTATTGCTCATAGATTGAATACTATAAAAGATGCAAATAAAATAATAGTTATGGATGATGGAAAAATTATTGAAAGTGGTAATCATGAAAAATTAATGAATGATAAAGGAACTTATTATTCAATGTTTACTGCTATGGAAAAAGCAAAAGAATTTAGTATATGA